From a single Arachnia propionica genomic region:
- a CDS encoding Ig-like domain-containing protein produces the protein MDLNDGGVWVTNTALGMTGHLNYQSRIIDGGLNAPTRDFDISQEGNQVLLQDKTDKAARPIDTATLTMGNRVTTGNLEYSHGANTVLIADTGEGKVWATSLERFTDFSSNAVPLLEDVDSPHVVVGRDGTGFVVDASGAITKVTGSDERFRTDSVGALPDGITSSTQLTIAGDQLVAVDEGRVRTAGSSTEVSGITATSLAQQPSLERGHVTVAAADALLTIPLGGGDPQRVEVPSGKPAAPVDVAGCVYGAWSGSGAHVRDCPGESDDVNDTNDTLAASTSPLFRVSRDIIVINDAAGNIYLPNDNMAIVNDWDNVKSQIEDQNQTDEQETDENQRERTNDNNAKQEPPVATDDQLGARPGISTTLPVLLNDIDPDGDVLTVKLGNVPENVQVSLARNGRSAQILLPPDTTNPVTFTYQAFDGEDLSNTATVTVTPTSDNGEPQLARKNTVTMTEQATVEYSTLPDWTDPDGDPLYLVNATGSEGMAVTFRQDGFISVRDLGTEGPGTRELTVTVSDGTAETPATIPVQVSSGSTNLPPVANADHYVVNVGERVLLRPLSNDSDPNGETLVLSEMGEPAADETLETDYEKANALFSSTRVGSHELTYVVSDGPNASGGKIRVDVQDPAAIDPKPSAQDDLALLPPDAPVLVNVLDNDTDPLGGVLAVQSISVDAGLGITVEVKDHSTLRISASNELSGPRTFSYTVSNGRESATARVVVLPQQPRLNNQPPVVLDDTAVVRTGDIVAIPVLSNDYSPTGMELSVYPEVEVRGDSTLGEAFVSGDLVRFRAGSATGNTTLVYTAHDNAGNRTSGKIDIAVRGQDSANQKPTPHPVTGRVFAGAETTVAVSLSGVDPDGDSVELVEGSSQSPKLGNVKIEGGYLTYKAAHDSSGTDSFTYQVRDRFGAVGEASIQVGVVPPPTTNQLPIAVPDQVTVRPGRTVQIPVTKNDVDPDGDEISIVANSAKAQAPWEADLEIVGQDVKVVAPNRPGNYKFSYDITDRGGASVTGYGTLIVDEQAQLIPPVAVDDRLPVSAVLGKAEVEVPVLKNDNDPDGSQDDLRIEVESPGLVESGQVRVPVSDDPQVLLYTITDKDGGTARAAIFVPGVANVPPTLNPEKAPAKVKAGQPLRVDLSDYVLARRGHSPKLTSRESLKAGTGASSDQAITMVSDTVFEFTPDASFYGPTTLAFGVHDGESLDDPNGLQSTLSLPVEVEASGMVPPELRPSPVEVAKGEQATPVKLRDMVKDPDPGDEEAMAYSLVSAPGTLNVEVSGQEMRISATSEAPLGAAGEVVVRVHDGKTDPLEMKIPVTVVGTTRPLMTTTELTESDGRVGQAKVFDLSTAITNPFADQGGAITISGAATRQGKAEVSVSGTDLSVTPTEIGTVVVNYTASDATGDAARQVTGQVTLMVKGTPLAPTGLTARSDVSRTVELAWTQGDLQGGTLDHFQVSWNGGSQDCGTVTNCRITGLTNNTDYTFTVAQVTDVGTSEPSNPAQAHPDVRPNQPSTPTATSGDREIALTWPATQVPDGGSPVEKYNIQVSPGIGGQTTFLTSDTSYNFTGLTNGTAYRFRIQAVNRYAENNVAREADYLWSDWSVAEIPAGAPTGQGAPTVSMSRAAAGVTPRASLSWGKPANINGDDNLTYEVTENSSGQVVYTGQDTQTTVSMGTDASDRTFTVRSTNKSKKWSDPSPASNAVRFYQPPSAPTGFSVKPTGVPNQVTFSFNASSGNGVRADEISYRWNANGASGTVSNGQTLTNGAFANGRDVQVTLTPVANVKGETAEGESASASVNAYGPPSAPSISASGGYQSVTYTWSADVNSGGRSSTVTIDNQQVAASGSTTRDGLGANSQSCATITVTNSEGQQASNQACGTSWQAPETNDRRGAEATGCPAGWGRCDAYEVRLQRWKPNSTVHCNIPSTTGEDGNVDIRVDANGSWGWARYKDTWRIGTQEIAGNVTEYCTQQ, from the coding sequence GTGGACCTCAACGACGGCGGAGTGTGGGTGACCAATACCGCTTTGGGAATGACCGGGCACCTCAATTACCAGTCGCGCATCATCGACGGTGGTCTCAATGCACCGACACGTGATTTCGACATCTCCCAGGAAGGCAATCAGGTCCTGCTGCAGGACAAAACGGACAAGGCAGCCAGGCCTATCGACACCGCGACCCTGACGATGGGAAACCGGGTCACCACCGGGAACCTGGAATACAGCCACGGCGCGAACACTGTGCTGATCGCGGACACAGGAGAGGGCAAGGTCTGGGCCACCAGCCTGGAACGGTTCACCGATTTCTCCTCCAACGCCGTCCCGCTGCTGGAGGACGTCGACTCCCCCCACGTCGTCGTGGGACGCGACGGCACCGGTTTCGTGGTCGACGCATCCGGGGCCATCACCAAGGTCACCGGCTCCGACGAACGCTTTCGGACCGACTCCGTCGGCGCACTCCCAGACGGCATCACGAGCAGCACCCAACTGACGATCGCGGGAGACCAGCTCGTGGCCGTCGACGAGGGACGGGTCCGGACAGCCGGTTCCAGCACCGAGGTTTCCGGGATCACCGCGACGTCCCTGGCCCAGCAGCCGAGTCTGGAACGCGGCCACGTCACCGTCGCCGCCGCTGACGCGCTGCTCACCATCCCATTGGGCGGCGGCGATCCGCAGCGCGTCGAGGTGCCATCCGGGAAACCGGCAGCGCCGGTCGACGTGGCGGGATGCGTCTACGGGGCCTGGTCCGGTTCCGGCGCCCACGTGCGCGACTGTCCCGGTGAATCCGACGACGTCAACGACACCAACGACACCCTCGCCGCCAGCACCAGCCCGCTTTTCCGTGTCAGCCGCGACATCATCGTCATCAATGACGCGGCGGGCAACATCTATCTTCCGAACGACAACATGGCCATCGTCAACGACTGGGACAACGTGAAATCCCAGATCGAGGACCAGAACCAGACCGACGAGCAAGAAACCGACGAGAACCAGCGCGAGCGAACCAACGACAACAACGCCAAACAGGAACCCCCCGTCGCGACCGATGACCAGCTGGGCGCTCGGCCCGGGATCAGCACCACGCTGCCGGTACTGCTCAACGACATCGATCCCGACGGCGACGTGCTGACAGTCAAACTCGGCAACGTCCCCGAAAACGTGCAGGTCTCACTCGCCAGGAACGGTCGCTCGGCCCAGATCCTCCTGCCCCCCGACACCACGAACCCCGTGACGTTCACCTATCAAGCCTTCGACGGAGAGGACCTGTCCAACACCGCCACCGTGACGGTGACCCCCACATCGGACAACGGGGAACCCCAGCTGGCCCGCAAGAACACCGTCACCATGACCGAACAGGCGACGGTGGAGTACTCGACCCTGCCCGACTGGACCGACCCCGACGGCGACCCGCTCTACCTGGTCAACGCCACGGGCAGCGAGGGCATGGCCGTCACCTTCCGTCAGGACGGTTTCATCTCGGTGCGCGACCTGGGCACCGAGGGGCCCGGCACCCGGGAACTGACCGTCACCGTCTCGGATGGCACCGCAGAGACCCCCGCGACAATTCCCGTCCAGGTCTCCTCCGGATCCACGAACCTGCCACCAGTGGCCAACGCCGACCATTACGTGGTCAACGTGGGGGAGCGAGTGTTGCTGCGTCCCCTCAGCAACGACTCCGACCCCAATGGTGAAACCCTCGTCCTCTCGGAGATGGGCGAACCGGCAGCGGACGAAACCCTCGAGACGGACTACGAGAAAGCCAACGCACTGTTCTCCTCGACCCGGGTCGGTTCCCACGAACTCACCTACGTCGTCTCCGACGGCCCGAACGCGTCCGGTGGCAAGATCCGCGTCGACGTGCAGGATCCAGCAGCCATCGATCCGAAACCCAGCGCCCAGGACGACCTCGCCCTGCTGCCCCCCGACGCGCCGGTGCTGGTAAACGTCCTGGACAACGACACCGACCCGCTCGGCGGAGTGTTGGCGGTCCAGTCGATCTCCGTCGACGCAGGGCTCGGCATCACCGTCGAGGTGAAAGACCACTCGACGCTGCGCATCTCGGCATCCAACGAGTTGAGCGGTCCCCGCACCTTCTCCTACACCGTCTCCAACGGTCGCGAGTCGGCGACCGCCCGGGTGGTGGTGCTGCCGCAACAGCCCCGCCTGAACAACCAACCCCCCGTGGTCCTCGACGACACCGCCGTGGTGCGAACCGGCGACATCGTGGCGATTCCCGTGCTGTCGAACGACTACTCACCCACCGGCATGGAATTGAGTGTCTATCCCGAGGTGGAGGTGCGCGGCGACTCCACCCTGGGAGAAGCCTTCGTCTCTGGTGACCTGGTGCGTTTCCGTGCCGGGAGCGCCACGGGCAACACCACACTGGTCTACACCGCGCACGACAATGCGGGGAACCGGACCAGCGGCAAGATCGACATCGCGGTGCGCGGACAAGACAGCGCAAACCAGAAACCAACCCCCCACCCGGTGACGGGGCGCGTCTTCGCGGGCGCGGAGACCACAGTGGCGGTGTCCTTGAGCGGGGTGGACCCCGACGGCGACTCCGTGGAACTCGTGGAGGGTTCCTCGCAGAGCCCCAAACTGGGCAACGTCAAGATCGAGGGGGGCTACCTGACCTACAAAGCCGCGCACGACTCCAGCGGCACGGATTCGTTCACCTACCAGGTGCGGGACCGGTTCGGTGCCGTCGGCGAAGCGAGCATCCAGGTGGGCGTCGTGCCGCCGCCGACCACCAACCAGCTTCCCATCGCGGTGCCCGACCAGGTGACGGTGCGTCCCGGGCGAACCGTGCAGATCCCCGTCACGAAGAACGACGTGGATCCCGACGGCGACGAGATCAGCATCGTCGCGAACAGCGCGAAGGCCCAGGCCCCCTGGGAGGCCGATCTCGAGATCGTCGGACAGGACGTGAAAGTGGTGGCCCCCAACAGGCCGGGCAACTACAAGTTCAGCTACGACATCACCGACCGCGGCGGAGCTTCCGTGACCGGCTACGGCACTCTGATCGTCGACGAACAGGCCCAGCTCATACCACCGGTGGCGGTGGACGACCGGCTTCCAGTCTCCGCGGTCCTGGGCAAGGCCGAGGTCGAGGTCCCGGTGCTCAAGAACGACAACGACCCCGACGGCAGCCAGGACGACCTGCGGATCGAGGTCGAGTCCCCGGGACTCGTCGAATCGGGACAGGTCCGGGTACCGGTTTCCGACGACCCCCAGGTGCTGCTCTACACCATCACCGACAAGGATGGCGGCACTGCCCGCGCCGCCATCTTCGTTCCCGGCGTCGCGAACGTGCCTCCCACCCTCAACCCCGAGAAGGCTCCTGCCAAGGTGAAGGCCGGCCAGCCCCTGCGCGTCGACCTGTCCGATTACGTGTTGGCCCGCCGCGGCCACTCGCCGAAACTCACGTCGAGGGAGTCGCTGAAGGCCGGGACGGGAGCATCCAGCGACCAGGCGATCACCATGGTCAGCGACACGGTGTTTGAGTTCACCCCCGATGCCTCCTTCTACGGCCCGACGACCCTCGCCTTCGGGGTGCACGACGGCGAGAGCCTCGATGACCCGAACGGTCTGCAATCCACCCTCTCCCTGCCCGTCGAGGTGGAGGCCTCTGGCATGGTTCCCCCGGAGCTACGTCCCTCACCGGTTGAGGTGGCCAAAGGGGAGCAGGCCACCCCCGTCAAGCTGCGCGACATGGTCAAGGACCCCGACCCCGGAGACGAGGAGGCGATGGCCTATTCGCTGGTCTCCGCTCCAGGAACGCTGAACGTGGAGGTCTCCGGGCAGGAGATGCGGATTTCCGCCACCTCCGAGGCCCCACTCGGCGCTGCGGGAGAGGTCGTGGTCCGGGTGCACGACGGGAAAACCGACCCCCTGGAGATGAAGATTCCCGTCACCGTGGTGGGCACCACGCGGCCCCTCATGACCACGACGGAACTCACCGAGTCCGATGGGCGTGTCGGCCAGGCGAAAGTCTTCGACCTCTCCACCGCCATCACGAACCCGTTCGCCGACCAGGGCGGGGCCATCACGATCAGCGGCGCTGCCACACGGCAGGGAAAGGCCGAGGTCTCGGTCAGCGGCACCGACCTGTCCGTGACACCCACCGAGATCGGAACCGTCGTGGTCAACTACACCGCATCCGACGCCACGGGGGACGCGGCCCGACAGGTCACGGGGCAGGTCACGTTGATGGTCAAGGGCACCCCGCTGGCACCGACGGGCCTGACCGCCCGATCGGACGTCTCCCGCACCGTGGAGCTGGCCTGGACCCAGGGCGATCTGCAGGGCGGGACCCTGGACCACTTCCAGGTCTCGTGGAACGGGGGCAGCCAGGACTGCGGAACTGTTACCAACTGCCGCATCACCGGGCTCACCAACAACACCGACTACACCTTCACGGTCGCCCAGGTCACCGATGTCGGAACCTCCGAGCCCTCGAACCCCGCCCAGGCTCATCCCGACGTGCGCCCGAACCAGCCGTCGACACCTACCGCCACCTCCGGCGACCGGGAGATCGCACTCACCTGGCCCGCCACCCAGGTGCCCGACGGGGGTTCACCGGTGGAGAAGTACAACATCCAGGTCTCGCCCGGGATCGGTGGGCAGACGACGTTCTTGACCAGCGACACCTCATACAACTTCACGGGACTGACCAACGGCACCGCCTACCGGTTCCGCATCCAGGCCGTCAACCGCTACGCAGAAAACAACGTGGCCCGCGAGGCCGACTACCTGTGGAGCGACTGGTCCGTCGCCGAGATCCCCGCCGGCGCACCGACAGGACAGGGCGCACCGACAGTGAGCATGAGCAGGGCTGCCGCCGGGGTGACGCCGCGGGCGTCGCTGTCCTGGGGTAAACCCGCCAACATCAACGGCGACGACAACCTCACCTACGAGGTGACCGAGAACAGCTCGGGACAGGTCGTCTACACCGGGCAGGACACCCAGACCACGGTCAGTATGGGCACCGACGCGTCCGACAGAACCTTCACCGTGCGTTCCACCAACAAGTCCAAGAAGTGGAGCGACCCTTCCCCCGCCTCGAACGCGGTGCGTTTCTACCAGCCGCCCTCCGCCCCCACCGGTTTCTCGGTGAAACCCACCGGGGTTCCCAACCAGGTGACCTTCTCCTTCAACGCCAGTTCCGGGAACGGCGTCCGGGCTGACGAGATCAGCTACCGGTGGAATGCCAACGGCGCCAGCGGCACCGTCTCCAACGGCCAGACGCTCACCAACGGGGCCTTCGCCAACGGTCGTGACGTCCAGGTCACCCTCACCCCCGTGGCCAACGTCAAGGGGGAAACCGCCGAGGGAGAGTCGGCCTCGGCCTCCGTGAACGCCTACGGTCCTCCGTCGGCACCCAGCATCTCCGCTTCCGGTGGCTACCAGTCGGTGACCTACACCTGGAGCGCCGACGTCAACAGCGGGGGCCGCAGCTCCACGGTCACCATCGACAACCAGCAGGTGGCCGCCAGCGGCAGCACCACCCGCGACGGTCTGGGCGCCAACAGCCAGTCGTGCGCGACGATCACCGTCACGAACTCAGAGGGCCAACAGGCCAGCAACCAGGCGTGTGGCACCAGCTGGCAGGCCCCCGAGACCAACGACCGCAGGGGTGCTGAGGCCACCGGATGCCCCGCAGGCTGGGGCAGGTGCGACGCCTACGAGGTCCGGCTCCAGCGTTGGAAGCCCAACAGCACGGTGCACTGCAACATCCCCAGCACCACGGGTGAGGACGGCAACGTCGACATCCGGGTGGATGCCAACGGCTCCTGGGGCTGGGCCCGATACAAGGACACCTGGCGGATCGGCACCCAGGAAATCGCCGGTAACGTCACCGAATACTGCACACAACAGTGA
- a CDS encoding MoxR family ATPase produces the protein MTVTPEHAAWFADTFTKLTDNVGQALLGKASVIRLALTCMLAEGHLLLEDSPGTGKTALARAIAATVQGSHNRIQFTPDLLPSDITGVTMYDQSTRQWEFHKGPVFASIVLADEINRASPKTQSALLEVMEEAMVTVDGVRHPAGRPFMVIATQNPIEQAGTYKLPEAQLDRFLMKTSVGYPDRAAASQILLGAAQPDRSKSLTAVISQQAVSEMSDLVKENYIDPTIVDYIQDLAEATRQDKDTAIGVSTRGAIAMVRAVRVWAAAHGRNFVMPDDVKDLAAPVWTHRIIMAPTAEFAGSTASRVITRALNSVTAPASRAQSGS, from the coding sequence ATGACAGTAACCCCCGAGCACGCCGCCTGGTTCGCGGACACCTTCACCAAACTCACCGACAACGTGGGGCAGGCGCTACTGGGCAAGGCATCCGTGATCAGACTGGCCCTGACCTGCATGTTGGCCGAAGGGCACCTCCTGCTGGAGGACTCCCCCGGAACGGGCAAGACTGCCCTCGCGCGGGCCATCGCCGCCACGGTCCAGGGCAGCCACAATCGCATCCAGTTCACGCCCGACCTGCTGCCCTCCGACATCACCGGCGTCACCATGTACGACCAGTCGACGCGTCAGTGGGAGTTCCACAAGGGCCCCGTCTTCGCCAGCATCGTCCTGGCCGACGAGATCAACCGCGCCTCGCCAAAAACCCAGTCCGCACTGCTCGAGGTGATGGAAGAGGCCATGGTCACCGTCGACGGGGTGCGTCACCCTGCCGGTCGTCCCTTCATGGTGATCGCCACCCAGAACCCCATCGAGCAGGCCGGCACCTACAAATTGCCGGAGGCCCAGCTGGATCGTTTCCTGATGAAGACCAGCGTCGGCTATCCCGACCGTGCCGCCGCGTCGCAGATCCTGCTGGGCGCAGCACAACCAGATCGGTCGAAGTCATTGACGGCGGTGATCTCCCAGCAAGCCGTCAGCGAGATGAGCGACCTGGTCAAGGAGAACTACATCGACCCCACCATCGTTGACTACATCCAGGACCTGGCTGAGGCCACCCGTCAGGACAAGGACACCGCGATCGGCGTGTCCACGCGGGGCGCGATCGCCATGGTGCGTGCCGTCCGCGTCTGGGCGGCGGCCCACGGTCGCAATTTCGTCATGCCCGACGACGTGAAGGATCTCGCCGCCCCGGTGTGGACGCATCGCATCATCATGGCACCCACCGCCGAGTTCGCCGGTTCCACCGCGTCCCGGGTGATCACCCGGGCACTGAACTCCGTGACCGCCCCCGCAAGCCGGGCACAGAGCGGATCGTGA
- a CDS encoding DUF58 domain-containing protein, translating into MSSLKALLKQILTLWQRVRSIGFVAIVTPLGWATLVIGGVSAIIGWSRGWLEFRGLTFLALVLFVVAVLLTLRRPAHDVLLELHQPRVPAGEPGLGRVLLRGRPGGTPAATIELPVGKAVARFRVASLGENDEHEELFSIPTRRRGVIPVGPVRAVQADPVGLIRRTKVFSEPMELFVHPRMVPLELATVGFLKDVEGITTANLSSSDVSFHALRDYVPGDDRRAVHWRTTARTGRLMVRQFEETMRAHLLLMLSTLRDDYASEDDFETAVSVTASLAVAALREERQVSLYTFEGPVAFPNAMGALDELCRVTQIDKGPDLSQVALRAGHDTPGASVAAFVTGGTDPAQLRAAQLVLPPQVMTFALRVSSDLEMAHRQLGDLTVLDLPVLDQLPLVMRGLS; encoded by the coding sequence GTGAGTTCCCTCAAAGCGTTACTCAAGCAGATCCTGACGCTGTGGCAGCGTGTCCGCAGCATCGGGTTCGTCGCCATTGTCACGCCACTGGGATGGGCGACGCTGGTCATCGGTGGGGTTTCCGCGATCATCGGGTGGTCGCGCGGCTGGTTGGAATTCCGCGGACTCACCTTCCTGGCGCTGGTGCTGTTCGTCGTCGCGGTACTGCTGACGCTGCGGCGCCCCGCCCACGACGTACTGCTGGAGCTGCACCAGCCGCGGGTCCCTGCCGGGGAACCCGGCCTGGGCCGGGTGCTGCTGCGCGGGCGTCCCGGCGGCACGCCCGCCGCCACCATCGAACTGCCGGTGGGCAAGGCGGTGGCGCGATTTCGGGTGGCGTCGTTGGGTGAGAACGACGAACACGAAGAGCTCTTCAGCATCCCGACCCGACGCCGGGGCGTCATTCCCGTCGGCCCGGTACGTGCGGTGCAGGCCGATCCGGTGGGTCTGATCCGCCGCACGAAAGTGTTCAGCGAGCCGATGGAACTGTTCGTCCATCCCCGGATGGTGCCGCTGGAACTGGCGACCGTCGGTTTTCTCAAGGACGTGGAGGGCATCACGACCGCGAACCTGTCAAGCTCTGACGTCAGCTTCCACGCCCTGCGCGACTACGTCCCCGGCGACGACCGGAGGGCCGTGCACTGGCGCACCACGGCCCGTACGGGACGCCTCATGGTGCGTCAGTTCGAGGAGACGATGCGTGCCCATCTCCTGCTGATGCTGTCCACCCTGCGTGACGATTACGCGAGCGAGGACGACTTCGAAACCGCGGTCAGCGTGACCGCGTCACTGGCCGTCGCGGCGTTGCGGGAGGAACGACAGGTCAGCCTGTACACCTTCGAGGGGCCGGTGGCCTTCCCGAACGCGATGGGCGCGCTCGACGAGCTGTGTCGGGTGACGCAGATCGACAAGGGTCCCGACCTCAGCCAGGTGGCGCTCCGGGCGGGACACGACACCCCGGGGGCATCGGTGGCGGCTTTCGTCACCGGCGGCACCGACCCTGCACAGCTGCGTGCCGCACAGCTGGTGCTGCCACCCCAGGTCATGACGTTCGCGCTGCGCGTCAGCTCGGACCTGGAGATGGCACACCGTCAGCTCGGCGATCTGACGGTTCTGGACCTGCCGGTGCTCGATCAGCTGCCCCTGGTGATGCGGGGGCTGTCGTGA
- a CDS encoding DUF3488 and transglutaminase-like domain-containing protein, whose translation MKGVGLRCIGVWLLLIPSVVALQPAFGGWPGFLPGMAGITLGVLVGYLTARFRLSLLLTVLATLVTYLLFGGAFALPRTTIAGFVPTLDTVRRLVLLSVQSWRDLLTVATPADDFTGPAVVPWLLGLLGGVVAATLAARTRAVFWPLLPSLVLLIVSITMGVRTAPTATWLGAALGAGMLVWVWVHQTMTQRADNADILVNNQAESSQTLRRAMAAAALLGVGVSATVMATGITGSNTHRDVLRDHIAPPLNLRNYPSPLMSYRRYEVEQKDTTLFTVTGMPAGSRLRLAVMDTYDGNVFNVSQDANHYLRTGRSITQDIEASTTLQVSIGEYNGIWVPLAGSPRWLEFSGNRADLMADGTYFNQSAQQVLATAGTESGDIYRLESSTTTEPTEEQRAELGATIPGNAPLAKLERVPEIMSSLAVEYAEGKSTAFEQMVAIETKLRTDGYYSDGSKDSNRSRPGHTTERLSTMFQSPILVGDDEQYATAMAIMANQLGIPARVVLGFYPEENPGEVWDVKGTQAHVWVEANFADVGWVSFNPTPDRDKQPNTEVPKPKPKPKPQVDPPPNPPEKVPEEPVIPDREADDRDGDDDWKIDWGLIFAALGAVGGIGVISSPFLVVLGLKIRRTGRRRNAATAQERLVGAWDEIVDRARDLGFQPAQSRTRRETASELQRLHPGIAFAETAERINTAVYGPVPPEAPVAETAWRVTDGITHELVKDLPWYRRALVALSLRSLRRTKVEPSTTPQEEPDGT comes from the coding sequence GTGAAGGGCGTCGGACTGCGGTGCATCGGGGTCTGGCTGCTGCTGATCCCGTCGGTGGTGGCACTCCAACCGGCTTTCGGAGGCTGGCCCGGTTTCCTGCCCGGAATGGCCGGGATCACCCTTGGTGTGCTGGTCGGCTACCTGACGGCCCGGTTCAGGCTGTCGCTGCTGTTGACCGTCCTGGCAACACTGGTCACCTATCTACTGTTCGGCGGCGCGTTCGCCCTGCCACGCACCACCATCGCCGGGTTCGTTCCGACCCTGGACACCGTTCGTCGTCTGGTGTTGCTCAGCGTCCAGAGCTGGCGTGACCTGCTGACGGTGGCTACCCCGGCCGACGATTTCACCGGCCCCGCCGTGGTGCCGTGGCTGCTGGGGCTGCTGGGAGGCGTGGTCGCCGCGACGCTGGCGGCCCGCACCCGCGCCGTGTTCTGGCCGCTGCTACCGTCCCTGGTGCTGTTGATCGTGAGCATCACCATGGGGGTGCGCACCGCACCGACCGCGACGTGGCTCGGGGCAGCTCTCGGCGCGGGCATGCTGGTGTGGGTGTGGGTTCACCAGACAATGACCCAGCGCGCCGACAACGCTGACATCCTGGTGAACAACCAGGCCGAGTCGTCCCAGACTCTCCGCCGGGCGATGGCGGCGGCGGCACTGCTCGGTGTCGGGGTCTCGGCAACAGTCATGGCCACGGGAATCACCGGAAGCAACACTCACCGCGACGTGTTGCGCGACCACATCGCTCCCCCGCTGAACCTGCGCAACTACCCCTCTCCCCTGATGAGCTACCGCCGCTACGAGGTGGAGCAGAAGGACACGACCCTGTTCACGGTCACCGGCATGCCCGCTGGGAGCCGGTTGCGACTGGCGGTCATGGACACCTACGACGGCAACGTGTTCAACGTGTCCCAAGACGCCAACCACTACCTACGCACGGGTCGCAGCATCACCCAGGACATCGAGGCCAGCACGACCCTGCAGGTCTCAATCGGCGAGTACAACGGGATCTGGGTGCCACTGGCCGGATCGCCGCGCTGGCTGGAGTTCTCCGGGAACCGGGCCGATCTGATGGCCGACGGCACCTACTTCAACCAGAGCGCTCAACAGGTTCTCGCGACAGCCGGAACGGAATCGGGGGACATCTACCGGCTGGAGTCCTCCACGACCACGGAACCCACCGAGGAGCAGCGAGCGGAACTGGGTGCCACAATCCCGGGGAATGCCCCGCTGGCCAAATTGGAACGGGTCCCCGAGATCATGTCGTCACTGGCCGTCGAGTACGCCGAGGGCAAGTCCACCGCCTTCGAGCAGATGGTGGCCATCGAGACCAAGCTCAGGACCGACGGCTACTACTCGGATGGCTCCAAGGACAGCAACCGCTCCCGTCCCGGGCACACGACGGAGCGCCTGTCCACGATGTTCCAAAGTCCGATCCTGGTGGGTGATGACGAGCAGTACGCCACTGCGATGGCCATCATGGCGAACCAGCTGGGAATTCCCGCTCGGGTGGTGCTCGGTTTCTACCCCGAGGAGAACCCGGGTGAGGTGTGGGACGTGAAGGGCACCCAGGCCCACGTCTGGGTGGAGGCCAACTTCGCCGATGTCGGGTGGGTGAGTTTCAACCCCACCCCCGACCGGGACAAGCAGCCCAACACCGAGGTGCCCAAACCCAAACCCAAACCCAAACCGCAGGTCGATCCACCGCCGAACCCGCCGGAGAAGGTCCCGGAGGAACCGGTGATCCCGGACCGGGAGGCCGACGACCGGGACGGCGACGACGACTGGAAAATCGACTGGGGGCTGATTTTTGCGGCACTTGGTGCGGTGGGAGGAATCGGGGTGATTTCGTCCCCGTTCCTGGTGGTGCTGGGATTGAAGATTCGCAGGACCGGACGTCGTCGCAACGCCGCCACTGCCCAAGAGCGCCTGGTGGGAGCCTGGGACGAGATCGTGGACCGGGCGCGGGATCTTGGATTCCAGCCCGCGCAGAGCAGGACCCGTCGTGAGACCGCCTCCGAGTTGCAGCGCCTCCACCCCGGGATTGCCTTCGCCGAGACAGCGGAAAGGATCAACACGGCCGTGTACGGACCCGTCCCACCCGAGGCCCCGGTGGCCGAGACGGCCTGGCGGGTGACCGACGGCATCACACACGAGTTGGTCAAGGACCTTCCGTGGTATCGCCGGGCCCTGGTGGCGCTGTCGCTGCGTTCACTGCGCCGGACAAAGGTGGAACCCAGCACCACGCCCCAGGAGGAACCTGATGGCACGTAA